Below is a window of Chryseobacterium arthrosphaerae DNA.
TTTCATCCGGATCATCAACCAAATTACCCAGGCTGATTCAGGGAATATCTTCATCAACGGAGAAAAACTGAATCCCAACCACATCAAAGATATTGGCTATATGCCCGAAGAAAGAGGGCTCTATAAAAATATGAGCGTAGGAGATCAGATCCTTTACTTCGGAGAATTGAAAGGAATGAGCAAAAATGATGCACTGAATGAAGCCAAAAAATGGTTTGATAAACTGAATATTGACCAGTGGTGGAAGAAAAAACTGTCTGAACTTTCTAAAGGAATGGCCCAAAAGATCCAGTTTGTGGTAACCGTACTTCACAGACCTCACCTTTTAATTCTCGATGAGCCATTCTCCGGTTTTGATCCTGTAAACGCCAACTTAATCAAAGATCAGATCATTGATCTTAAAAATAACGGTACTACGATCATTCTTTCTACCCACAGAATGGAAAGTGTGGAAGAGATGTGTGACTATGTTGCTCTGATCAATAATTCCAAGAAGATCATTGACGGTAGGGTCTTTGATGTAAGAGAAAAATTCAAGAAAAATATTTTCGGGGTTACGCTTTCTGATGTCAGACATGATCAGTTGGAAAATTTTAAGGGTAAATATGAAATCTTTAATTTTTCTCATGAGAACAGCCTTGTTTCTTTCGATCTGAAAAATGAAGCTGACCAGAATAACATTCTTCTTGATCTCGTACATGTAGGAAAAGTAAGATCATTCGATGAAAGAATTCCTAGTATGAATGAGGTGTTTATTAATGCTGTAAGTAACCATTCTTAATTTATGAAAAATATTTTTTTAATTACAAAGAGAGAATTTCTTACGCAGGTGAAGAAAAAATCTTTCATCATACTGACTTTACTGGCTCCTGTTATGATCATTGCCTTCGGTGCTGTGATCGGATTAATGTTCAAAGCCAATGAGTCACACAGTATCATAGAAGTGGTTGATAAAAGCGGGCTTTTCACGAACCAGCTGAAATCCAATGACAAGCTGAACTATGTATTTGTTTCTGCTGCTGATGAAAAATCAAAGATCAATAATTTAAAGGGCAATGAATCCCTGGATGGTATCCTGATCCTGCCTGAACTGAAAAACCAGGATTTTGATGCGCTTGAAAAGGATACAAGACTGGTCATCAATACTAAAATAGGTTTTGATACCAAGCAAAGAATCGTTTCTGACATCAGTGATGTTGTGAAAAAAGAAAAGATCAAGCAATTAGGAATTCAGGAAGCACAGCTGAATGATCTTGATAAAAGCTTCAGCCTGAAAACCATTAATGTCAGCAACAATAACAAAGAAGATTCCGATCTTTCTTTCGGGGTAAAATCAGGCCTTAGTATGGTGCTGATGTATGTAACATTCATGTTTATTATTATTTACGGGGTAAGAGTGATGCGAAGTGTTCTTGAGGAAAAGAACAACCGTGTTGTGGAAATTATCATTTCTTCCGTAAAGCCTTTTGAACTGATGATGGGAAAAATCTTAGGAGTTACTTTTGTTGCGCTTACTCAGTTTGTGATCTGGATCACCATGTCTGTCATCGGGGCATTGGTTCTGAATACAGGTTTCTCTCCGCTTCAGAAAGGTATTCCCGGAGGAAATGACGAGATTGCCAGTAAACTGGATATGGGTCAGCTTGCTACTCAGATCTCCCATAGCCTTCTTGAGCTTAATTTCCCATTGATCATCTTTGTATTTATCGTCTTCTTTCTTTTGGGATATATTTTCTACAGTTCGGTGTATGCAGCCATCGGTTCTGCAGTGGACAATGAAACTGAAACACAGCAGTTCACTTTGTTTGCTATTTTACCGCTAACATTAGGAATGTACGGAAGCTTTACCTTAATGAACAATCCGGATGGCCCGTTAGGCTTCTGGTTATCTATCATACCGTTCACATCTCCTGTTGCCATGATCGCTAGGATTCCGTTTGGTGTACCTGCATGGCAGATTGCATTATCTATTGTATTATTGCTGGGAACAACGATTTTTATGATCTTCCTTGCCGGAAAAATCTATCGTGTAGGTATTCTGATGTATGGCAATAAAGCGACCCTGAAAGAGCTTTGGAAATGGATCAGAGGATAATCTGAAAAAGCTTCAATACAAATAAAAAAGAGCAGATCTGCCATGATGTGGACCTGCTCTTTTTGTTTTCAATATAAGAAGATTCGAATGTTTTACTGAAAGGAGCTAAGAAGTGCTGTTTTTTTACTCAAGATGCCATATGCCTATATCATTAATCTAAAAACAGCATAAAGTTAACCCTACCTTTTCGTTTTAATAAAAAACAAAAATCCCGGAAAAAATTCCGGGACTTTTATATTCTGAATACAAAATTCTAATTGAATATGTAGCTTAAGGTAACGGCTAACACCTGTTCTGATTTTTTCTTATCACTTCCCTTAAGTTCTTTTTTAAGGCCAGGATAAGTATCGCCAAGACCCAGGTCATATTTAAGGGCAACCTCAAGTTGTCTCTTATAACTGTACCCGATTCCTAGTCCCAGTCCCCAGTTAAAGCTTTTCGCTTTCCCGTTCACACCTGAAGGCTGTGAAGGATCTGTAACGTCCGGATCATAATAAGGTCTGGCAAGAGGTGCGTTCTTAACGTCCTGGCTTAGCAGGAAGTTAAATCTCGGACCAATCAATCCAAAGAATTCCGATTCAGCTTCTGAAAAGTATCCTTTGAAATAAAGAGGTACACTCAGATAGTTATTGGCATATACTGCGTCATAACCATCTCTACCTTTAGCATCTTTATCTTTCCCGGTTTCTCCTGCACCGTAATACAGGACTTCAGGCTGTATAAAGAACTGATTTGCCTTCCCTAAGGGGATTAATGCCAGAGCTCCAGCTTGAAAAGTGTATCTCGGGCCTGAGGGATTGTGGGCATTGGCTACTCTTGAGTAGTTTAAACCTCCCGTAACACCAAATCTTGTACTTCCCCATTGCACCTGGGCAAAGGATAAAGCAGACAGGGTTAAAGCTGAGGCTAATAAAAGTTTTTTCATATGGTTTGGTTTTATATTATCCTAGAACTTTAGCTACAGTAGCACCGATGTCAGCAGGAGAATCAACAACGTTGATACCGTTTTCTCTCATGATTTCCATTTTTGCCTGAGCTGTATCTTCTGCACCTCCTACGATAGCACCAGCGTGTCCCATTGTTCTTCCTTTCGGAGCTGTCTGTCCGGCGATGAATCCTACAACCGGCTTAGTAGATCCGCTTGCTTTGTACCATCTTGCAGCTTCAGCTTCTAATCCTCCACCGATTTCACCGATCATTACAACCGCTTCAGTTTCAGGATCGTTGATGAATAATTCCAGAGCTTCTCTTGTAGTAGTTCCGATGATTGGGTCACCACCGATACCGATTGCTGTAGAAATACCGAAACCTGCTCTTACAACCTGGTCAGCAGCTTCGTAAGTAAGGGTACCTGATTTTGAAACGATACCTACTTTACCTTTTTTGAAAACGAAACCTGGCATAATACCAATTTTAGCTTCTTCAGAAGTAATGATTCCAGGGCAGTTTGGTCCGATTAATCTGCAGTCTTTGTCAGCGATGTAAGATTTTACTTTTACCATATCAGCTACAGGAATACCTTCAGTAATACATACAATTACTTTGATCCCTGCTTCAGCAGCTTCCATGATCGCGTCTGCTGCGAATGCCGGTGGTACGAAAATGATACTCACGTTAGCTCCTGCTTTTTCAACAGCGTCAGCTACGGTGTTGAATACAGGCTTTCCTAAGTGCTCGCTACCTCCTTTTCCCGGAGTAACACCACCTACTACGTTTGTTCCGTATTCAATCATCTGACCAGCGTGGAAAGTTCCTTCGTTCCCTGTAAATCCTTGTACAATTACTTTAGAATCTTTGTTTACTAAAATTGACATTTTATTGTTGTTTTAATTTATTTATTATTTTATTAATGCTCACAAATTTACTCAAATTTCTTTGATTTTGGATAAAACCTTTGGAATTGTTTATTTGAGATTTCTCAGTTTTACTTCTTTTTTCAGGTAAGTCTTGAAATCTTCTGCAAACATCCCGATATAGGTTCCTTTTTCAAGATCTCTGTTGACTCCGGTTTTTCCCAGAAGTACAGATCCGCTTTCAATTTTATTGCCTGAAGCAATGCCCACCTGCCCCCATAATGTGACCTCATCGCCAATGATGCAGCATCCGGCAATTCCGACCTGAGAAGCGATCAGGCACTTTTTTCCGATGATGGTATCATGTCCGATCTGGATCTGATTATCCAAAACCGATCCTTCGCCAATCACTGTGGAATCTGTAACACCTCTGTCAATGGTACATCCGTTTCCTATTTCCACATTATTTCCGATTACCACATTTCCTACTGAAATCAAACGGTCAAAATTTCCGTTCAGTTTTCTGTAGTAGAATGCATCTCCACCCAAAACGGTATTGGACTGAATAACGACATTATCACCGATCTCGGTTCTGTCACCAATCACAACGTTAGGGAAAATTAAGGTATTTTTTCCGATTTTCACATTATTTCCAATGACTGCTGAGTGGTGAATTCTGGTTCCCTCTCCTATTTCCGCATCGTGAAGTTCTTCTGTGAAATTATAGATTCTTGTAAAATGAGTATTGATCCTGTTAAAGTCCCTGAACGGATCATCAGAAACCAGAAGTGCCTTGCCTTCCGGACAGTCTACTTCTTTATCGATCAAAATAATAGTGGCTGCAGAGTTTAGTGCTTTATCGTAGTATTTCGGGTGATTTACAAAAACAATATCACCTGGTTTCACCATATGAATTTCATTGGTTCCCAATACTTCAAAGTCTTCCGGACCGACAAACTGTGAGCCTATCAGATCTGCAATGGTTTTAAGCTTTTGCGGAGAATGGAATCTCATAACAATAGATTTTCTTATAAAACAAAATTCGGACTGCTGATGCAAACCGAATTTATGTAGATTGTATTTATTCTTTTACTCTTTCTAAGTAGCTTCCGTCTTCAGTGCTTACTTTAATTCTGTCTCCCGGCTCGATGAACAAAGGAACCATTACTCTAGCTCCTGTTTCAACGATGGCGTTTTTAAGAGCGTTGGTTGCAGTGTTTCCTTTCACACCCGGATCAGCTTCGATCACATCCAGATATACAGACTGAGGAAGTTCGGCAGAAAGTGGAGTTTCATCAGCTTCTTTAAGGATAATGGTTACTTCTTCACCTGCTTTCATAAACTGAGCATTTTCGATCATCTCTTTGTTGATGTATAACTGAGAGAAGTCTTCATTGTTCATGAAGTGGAATCCGTTCTCATCATCATAAAGATACTGGAACTTTCTTGTGATTACTTTTACTTCATCAATTTTATGCCCTGCAGAGAAAGTATTATCAATTACTTTACCGTTAGTTACTGACTTTAATTTTGTTCTTACGAAAGCAGGTCCTTTTCCTGGTTTTACATGAAGGAACTCGATTACTTTATAAATATCATTGCTATACTCAATGCACAGCCCTTTTTTGATATCGTTACTTGTTGCCATTAATTTATTTATATTACTTTTTAATTCTATTTGTTCAGAATCATATTCAGATAGGATTCCATAAGATCACGGGAAGCTGATGTATTCAGTTTTACCTTCCCAAATTCGTTTACAAAAACATTTTCACCGGATTTAAAATAATCTGTTTCTTTTTTAAAACCGTTGTTTTTAATAAAGAGGGTATTCAGGCTTTGACTGATACTCAGATTTATATTCTTTCCGGAAAATGATTCTGTCTGATTATTCTGCTTTTGATCCAAACCTGATAATTCCAGTTTTTTACGATCACGGTTCAAGTTCAGTTTACCTTCCACCTGTCCGGAAACATAGCCGGAAGAAAGAAACAGGCCCATGAATATCAAAAGCGTTTTTTTCATATTATTCTTTTCCGGTTCCGTATCCTTTTACGATACCTCTTGGAGAGTTTTGAATAAACTGTAGAATTTCATCTCTTTCAGCCGTTGGCAGCATTTCTTTTTCAATATGGGAAATAGCCTGGGAAACGTTCATCTTCATCTGGAAAATTGCCCTGTAGATTTTCTGGATTTCGAAGATCTTTTCATTTGTAAATCCTCTTCTTCTCAAACCCACAGAATTGATCCCCGCATAAGACATAGGCTCTCTTGCTACTTTTACATAAGGCGGAATATCTTTTCTTACCAGAGTACCTCCGGAAATCATTACATGTTTTCCGATTTTACCAAATTGGTGAACCGCTGATAAACCTCCCATTACTGTATAATCTCCAATTTCCACATGTCCTGCAATACCACACCCGTTTACGATGATAACGTGATCTCCAATAACGCAATCATGTGCAATATGCGAAGTTGCCATAATAAGACAGTTGGCTCCTATTTTAGTATAGCCTAAAGCTTTTGTCCCTCTGTTTACTGTGACACACTCTCTGATGGTTGTATCATCACCTATAATTACCTGGGTATCTTCACCATCAAATTTCAGATCCTGAGGAATTGCAGAGATGACAGTCCCGGGAAAAATCCTACAATTTTTACCTATTCTTGCCCCATCCATAATGGTTACATTAGGACCAATCCATGTTCCTTCTCCTATTTCTACATCCCCTGCAATGGTAGTGAAAGGTTCTACGATTACATTTTTGCTGATTTTCGCACGTTTATCTACGGCTGCTAATTGATGAATCATTTAATCAACTTTATTTTTTGCAACTTGAGCCATAAGCTCTGCTTCTACTGCCACTGTATCTCCTACATATCCATACCCCTGCATATGAACAATTCCTCTTCTGATAGGCTCTATCAATTCAATTTTGAAAATAAGTGTATCTCCAGGAATTACTTTTCTCTTGAATTTCACTTTATCAATTTTGATGAAATAAGTAGAATAGTTTTCAGGATCCGGAACGCTGGCCAGTACCAGAATTCCTCCTGTCTGTGCCAATGCTTCTACCTGCAGTACTCCAGGCATTACGGGTTCTTTAGGGAAGTGTCCAACAAAGAACGGTTCATTCATCGTCACATTTTTCAGACCTACTACGTGTGAATCTGAAAGCTCAAGAACTTTATCGATCAATAAGAACGGAGGTCTGTGAGGCATCAGCTTCATAATTCCGTTGATATCGAATACCGGCTCCTTAGTCAGGTCAAAATCCGGAACGTTTTTCTTTTTCTGCAATTTCCACTGTCGGTTTAGTTTTTTCGCAAACTGGGTATTCACATAGTGTCCCGGTTTGTTGGCAATAACTTTACCTTTTATTTTTACTCCTGCCAGAGCAAGGTCACCGATTACATCAAGTAACTTGTGTCTTGCCGCTTCGTTAGGGTAGTTTAAGTTAAGATTATCAAGAATACCGTTTGGTCTGATGGATACATTGTCTTTTCCAAAGGCTTTCTTTAATTTTTCGGTTGTTTCAGGAGTAAGATCTTTATCTACATATACAATCGCATTGGAAATATCTCCACCTTTGATCAGGCCGTGATCCAAAAGCATTTCCAATTCGTGCAGGAAGCTGAATGTTCTTGCTGAAGAGATTTCGTCTTTAAATTCTGAAATATTTTTAAGAGTGGCATTCTGGGTTCCTAAAACTTTAGTCCCGAAATCTACCATGGTTGTTACTTCGTAAGTATCTGAAGGAATGATGGTGATTTCCGAACCTGTAGCCGGATCACTGTATGTAAGAACTTCTTTTACCACAAGATATTCTCTTGCTACACTTTGTTCTGCTACTCCAACACTTTCGATTGCTTCCACAAAGTATTTTGAAGATCCATCCAAAATCGGAGGCTCAGAAGCATCCATTTCCATCACTGCGTTATCAA
It encodes the following:
- the efp gene encoding elongation factor P, producing MATSNDIKKGLCIEYSNDIYKVIEFLHVKPGKGPAFVRTKLKSVTNGKVIDNTFSAGHKIDEVKVITRKFQYLYDDENGFHFMNNEDFSQLYINKEMIENAQFMKAGEEVTIILKEADETPLSAELPQSVYLDVIEADPGVKGNTATNALKNAIVETGARVMVPLFIEPGDRIKVSTEDGSYLERVKE
- a CDS encoding ABC transporter ATP-binding protein, producing the protein MLRAEHIKKTYNAGKKVALDDFSIHVPKGSIYGLLGPNGAGKTSFIRIINQITQADSGNIFINGEKLNPNHIKDIGYMPEERGLYKNMSVGDQILYFGELKGMSKNDALNEAKKWFDKLNIDQWWKKKLSELSKGMAQKIQFVVTVLHRPHLLILDEPFSGFDPVNANLIKDQIIDLKNNGTTIILSTHRMESVEEMCDYVALINNSKKIIDGRVFDVREKFKKNIFGVTLSDVRHDQLENFKGKYEIFNFSHENSLVSFDLKNEADQNNILLDLVHVGKVRSFDERIPSMNEVFINAVSNHS
- a CDS encoding ABC transporter permease — translated: MKNIFLITKREFLTQVKKKSFIILTLLAPVMIIAFGAVIGLMFKANESHSIIEVVDKSGLFTNQLKSNDKLNYVFVSAADEKSKINNLKGNESLDGILILPELKNQDFDALEKDTRLVINTKIGFDTKQRIVSDISDVVKKEKIKQLGIQEAQLNDLDKSFSLKTINVSNNNKEDSDLSFGVKSGLSMVLMYVTFMFIIIYGVRVMRSVLEEKNNRVVEIIISSVKPFELMMGKILGVTFVALTQFVIWITMSVIGALVLNTGFSPLQKGIPGGNDEIASKLDMGQLATQISHSLLELNFPLIIFVFIVFFLLGYIFYSSVYAAIGSAVDNETETQQFTLFAILPLTLGMYGSFTLMNNPDGPLGFWLSIIPFTSPVAMIARIPFGVPAWQIALSIVLLLGTTIFMIFLAGKIYRVGILMYGNKATLKELWKWIRG
- a CDS encoding UDP-3-O-(3-hydroxymyristoyl)glucosamine N-acyltransferase — translated: MRFHSPQKLKTIADLIGSQFVGPEDFEVLGTNEIHMVKPGDIVFVNHPKYYDKALNSAATIILIDKEVDCPEGKALLVSDDPFRDFNRINTHFTRIYNFTEELHDAEIGEGTRIHHSAVIGNNVKIGKNTLIFPNVVIGDRTEIGDNVVIQSNTVLGGDAFYYRKLNGNFDRLISVGNVVIGNNVEIGNGCTIDRGVTDSTVIGEGSVLDNQIQIGHDTIIGKKCLIASQVGIAGCCIIGDEVTLWGQVGIASGNKIESGSVLLGKTGVNRDLEKGTYIGMFAEDFKTYLKKEVKLRNLK
- a CDS encoding porin family protein; the protein is MKKLLLASALTLSALSFAQVQWGSTRFGVTGGLNYSRVANAHNPSGPRYTFQAGALALIPLGKANQFFIQPEVLYYGAGETGKDKDAKGRDGYDAVYANNYLSVPLYFKGYFSEAESEFFGLIGPRFNFLLSQDVKNAPLARPYYDPDVTDPSQPSGVNGKAKSFNWGLGLGIGYSYKRQLEVALKYDLGLGDTYPGLKKELKGSDKKKSEQVLAVTLSYIFN
- the lpxA gene encoding acyl-ACP--UDP-N-acetylglucosamine O-acyltransferase — encoded protein: MIHQLAAVDKRAKISKNVIVEPFTTIAGDVEIGEGTWIGPNVTIMDGARIGKNCRIFPGTVISAIPQDLKFDGEDTQVIIGDDTTIRECVTVNRGTKALGYTKIGANCLIMATSHIAHDCVIGDHVIIVNGCGIAGHVEIGDYTVMGGLSAVHQFGKIGKHVMISGGTLVRKDIPPYVKVAREPMSYAGINSVGLRRRGFTNEKIFEIQKIYRAIFQMKMNVSQAISHIEKEMLPTAERDEILQFIQNSPRGIVKGYGTGKE
- the sucD gene encoding succinate--CoA ligase subunit alpha, which produces MSILVNKDSKVIVQGFTGNEGTFHAGQMIEYGTNVVGGVTPGKGGSEHLGKPVFNTVADAVEKAGANVSIIFVPPAFAADAIMEAAEAGIKVIVCITEGIPVADMVKVKSYIADKDCRLIGPNCPGIITSEEAKIGIMPGFVFKKGKVGIVSKSGTLTYEAADQVVRAGFGISTAIGIGGDPIIGTTTREALELFINDPETEAVVMIGEIGGGLEAEAARWYKASGSTKPVVGFIAGQTAPKGRTMGHAGAIVGGAEDTAQAKMEIMRENGINVVDSPADIGATVAKVLG
- a CDS encoding bifunctional UDP-3-O-[3-hydroxymyristoyl] N-acetylglucosamine deacetylase/3-hydroxyacyl-ACP dehydratase; amino-acid sequence: MSDMQKTLQQEVTLSGIGLHTGKEVKLTIKPAKENTGFVFVRTDLEGHPQVEADVNYVVATERGTTLEKLGVKITTCEHLLAALVGCDIDNAVMEMDASEPPILDGSSKYFVEAIESVGVAEQSVAREYLVVKEVLTYSDPATGSEITIIPSDTYEVTTMVDFGTKVLGTQNATLKNISEFKDEISSARTFSFLHELEMLLDHGLIKGGDISNAIVYVDKDLTPETTEKLKKAFGKDNVSIRPNGILDNLNLNYPNEAARHKLLDVIGDLALAGVKIKGKVIANKPGHYVNTQFAKKLNRQWKLQKKKNVPDFDLTKEPVFDINGIMKLMPHRPPFLLIDKVLELSDSHVVGLKNVTMNEPFFVGHFPKEPVMPGVLQVEALAQTGGILVLASVPDPENYSTYFIKIDKVKFKRKVIPGDTLIFKIELIEPIRRGIVHMQGYGYVGDTVAVEAELMAQVAKNKVD